In Microbacterium laevaniformans, a single window of DNA contains:
- a CDS encoding restriction endonuclease subunit M: MSSAGREYDAIVKRAVEQLRHAGFLSVEHQVRIAGTHSRPDIVAWAANQDGKVVPWVVIEIKSGSSISKPEFVLPQVAQYADTLGTVDNYIVIDDKWFKADRSFRRLELVSGPTPPPFGSHGDVDDPTVVEPLLTNWLASLTREMAPSEVSVSLPTLDGFSVSNEAYWRAAMRALADTTSRSGFAHHSSSPLIASLVARLLGNRLEGLVLDPFAGVGSFLWAVADRVREAMRRGEGPADVRLVGVELEERTVAIARAIGEMAGVPTEMVAGDAFRVELPVASAIVTAPPLGMRLSQPYELLNGRVTTDMDLAAVDLSIRQLEDGGRAVILLPRSFVYRASGQEYRDYLANEFRVGALIGTPRGAVPGTSVAGVVLVIDKRDAPGETFVGQAADDDWQVQLGVQGALTKAAVDHLDGFSEAWS; this comes from the coding sequence ATGTCGAGTGCAGGACGCGAATATGACGCGATCGTCAAGCGCGCTGTCGAACAGCTTCGCCACGCTGGCTTCCTGTCGGTGGAGCATCAGGTGCGTATCGCCGGCACGCACTCCCGTCCAGACATCGTCGCGTGGGCGGCGAACCAGGACGGGAAAGTCGTCCCTTGGGTGGTCATCGAGATCAAGTCCGGTTCGAGCATCAGCAAGCCGGAGTTTGTGCTCCCGCAGGTCGCGCAGTACGCCGACACGCTTGGCACCGTGGACAACTACATCGTCATCGACGACAAGTGGTTCAAGGCAGATCGATCGTTCCGCCGTCTCGAGCTCGTCAGCGGACCGACGCCGCCACCGTTCGGATCTCACGGTGACGTTGACGACCCCACGGTTGTAGAACCACTTCTCACGAACTGGCTCGCGAGCCTCACCCGCGAGATGGCGCCGAGCGAAGTTTCCGTCAGCCTTCCAACACTCGATGGGTTCTCGGTCAGCAATGAGGCATACTGGCGCGCGGCAATGCGAGCCCTCGCCGACACGACGTCGCGGTCCGGGTTCGCACATCATTCGAGCAGCCCGCTCATTGCGTCGCTGGTTGCGCGCCTGCTCGGGAACCGGCTCGAAGGACTGGTGCTCGACCCCTTCGCTGGTGTCGGCTCCTTCCTTTGGGCCGTCGCCGATCGCGTGAGGGAGGCGATGCGACGAGGCGAGGGGCCGGCGGACGTCCGACTCGTTGGCGTCGAGTTGGAGGAGCGAACCGTCGCTATTGCTCGCGCGATCGGCGAGATGGCAGGCGTCCCAACAGAGATGGTGGCCGGCGACGCGTTCCGAGTCGAACTGCCAGTGGCGAGCGCGATCGTCACCGCCCCGCCACTCGGCATGCGGCTGTCGCAGCCCTACGAACTGCTCAACGGGCGCGTGACCACAGACATGGACCTGGCCGCAGTCGACCTATCGATCCGTCAGCTCGAAGATGGCGGTCGTGCGGTGATCCTGCTGCCGCGGTCATTTGTCTACCGGGCCAGCGGGCAAGAGTACCGGGACTACCTCGCCAACGAGTTCCGCGTCGGCGCGCTCATCGGCACGCCACGCGGCGCCGTGCCTGGTACGAGCGTCGCGGGCGTCGTGCTGGTGATCGACAAGAGAGATGCTCCTGGCGAGACATTCGTCGGCCAGGCCGCAGATGACGACTGGCAGGTGCAGCTTGGTGTGCAGGGGGCGCTGACGAAGGCAGCAGTCGATCACCTTGACGGGTTCAGTGAGGCCTGGTCATGA
- a CDS encoding UvrD-helicase domain-containing protein, whose amino-acid sequence MIRPTASQISIRDAAARDLLVIAPAGCGKTEALALRVQGLLQRGDVRAPQRILVTTFSNRARDNIRERLQDYLPLATLRERVTITNFHGLAARLFRAHANVIGLDPAMTLPDGDWVGAQCRASNFDWNTITAVQATLRNAKQEPRTDEEVEAYLSAPGREAALAIERQRLAEGRLTYDDLPRLAELILADDLVTDLYQAHFGSVIVDEFQDLTPQQLRIVNRVGYKKTTFAGDLAQGIYGFAGAKPSDVDAAVRAECTEVIEFSESHRSSPAVLAMVNSLSSLTAGTPLTSANPTSWPSGGLAASVAHQTADSEGLWVTQVAQALTTRVPDQRIGIIARTLGRRRFVEEALSTVDLPFYRWDDGVLDTETARNMKSMLARFDARGYDASSDKMAFLREAASFDSATDPSVRESLLNALHWCHDLLRDGVTPTDVRSRIQIGDANTLITAPGIHLLTGHVGKGQQFDWVVVVGLEDGVIPDFRATTVEERTEEARVLSVMLSRARHGVIVSRAASVPTNVGRPMSRTPSPFLSNLASANPLDDRGLVSWFDSADWAAIAGR is encoded by the coding sequence ATGATCCGACCGACTGCATCTCAGATATCGATCCGTGACGCTGCCGCTCGAGACCTACTTGTGATCGCGCCCGCAGGCTGCGGAAAGACAGAGGCGCTCGCGCTGCGTGTTCAGGGTCTGTTGCAACGCGGCGACGTCCGCGCTCCACAGCGGATCCTCGTCACCACCTTCTCGAATCGGGCGCGAGACAACATCCGGGAGCGGCTCCAGGACTACCTGCCGCTGGCGACGCTGCGAGAGCGCGTGACCATCACTAACTTCCACGGATTGGCTGCACGCCTCTTTCGCGCGCACGCCAACGTGATCGGACTTGATCCCGCGATGACTCTCCCCGACGGCGATTGGGTTGGAGCACAGTGCCGCGCTAGCAACTTCGACTGGAACACGATCACAGCGGTGCAAGCGACCTTGAGGAACGCCAAACAGGAGCCGCGCACCGACGAGGAGGTGGAAGCCTACTTAAGCGCGCCCGGCCGAGAAGCCGCGCTTGCCATTGAACGCCAACGTCTAGCGGAAGGGCGGTTGACCTACGACGATCTACCGCGCTTGGCAGAGCTGATCCTCGCGGACGATTTGGTGACGGATCTGTACCAGGCTCATTTCGGCAGCGTGATCGTCGATGAGTTTCAGGACCTCACTCCCCAGCAACTGCGCATCGTGAATCGAGTTGGCTACAAAAAGACAACGTTCGCGGGGGACTTAGCTCAAGGAATCTACGGCTTCGCTGGAGCCAAGCCATCAGATGTCGACGCGGCGGTTCGCGCTGAGTGCACTGAGGTTATCGAGTTCTCCGAGTCGCATCGGTCATCGCCCGCCGTGCTGGCGATGGTCAACTCCTTGAGCTCGCTGACGGCCGGGACGCCGCTTACGTCAGCGAACCCCACCTCATGGCCGAGTGGCGGACTTGCGGCTTCGGTTGCGCACCAGACGGCCGATTCCGAGGGGCTGTGGGTAACGCAAGTTGCGCAGGCCCTGACTACGCGTGTTCCAGACCAAAGAATCGGAATCATCGCGCGGACGCTCGGCCGTCGGCGTTTCGTCGAAGAGGCGCTGTCGACTGTGGATCTGCCGTTCTACCGTTGGGACGACGGAGTCCTCGATACAGAGACCGCGCGCAACATGAAGTCGATGCTCGCGCGATTCGATGCACGAGGGTACGACGCTTCGTCAGACAAGATGGCCTTTCTGCGTGAGGCAGCATCGTTTGATTCCGCCACGGATCCGTCTGTGCGCGAGAGCCTTCTCAACGCCCTTCACTGGTGCCATGACCTGCTTCGCGATGGCGTGACTCCAACCGACGTACGCTCGCGTATCCAGATCGGAGACGCCAACACGCTGATAACTGCGCCTGGCATCCACCTGCTCACTGGCCATGTAGGAAAGGGTCAGCAGTTCGACTGGGTCGTGGTTGTCGGGCTCGAGGACGGCGTGATTCCGGATTTCCGGGCCACCACTGTTGAGGAGCGAACCGAGGAGGCCAGGGTGCTTTCGGTGATGCTCTCGCGCGCCCGTCACGGCGTCATCGTCAGCCGTGCGGCGTCGGTTCCCACGAACGTGGGTCGTCCTATGAGCCGCACGCCATCTCCGTTCCTCTCAAACCTCGCTTCGGCCAATCCGCTCGATGACAGAGGTTTGGTTTCATGGTTCGACTCGGCAGACTGGGCCGCAATCGCAGGACGGTAG
- a CDS encoding ATP-dependent nuclease yields MKLTRIKLENYRRLEDTEIEVRDHLVLVGANDVGKSSLLRALDLTLGASTAQLYSSLSADDFRDSDQELRFQVELVDFSADEKTLFADEIFVDPVTRRTSLTIQLTASVDASESLSITRVGPHAGTGRQLSRDQIAGLGWKFLSATAQTRDLREDRRSALDDMLKAVDLGTEKAGFDAIATSFQDALDGSDTLGDLRKQLAGQLSKALPEKLKKRDLSFVSGASADDDLLSDVRLRVTKGGVEHELSQQSDGTRALYAIALYDLMSAGANVVGIDEPEIHLHPTSQRSLARLLRASSNQKVLATHSSDIVGAFDADSIVVVRPGGKIVQPDAGFLAADERTFVKWWVRDKLEPLTATRVVTVEGLSDRIILERVADLTDRNLDRLGVSVIETDGSSEIKPIAKLFGAMGFKLAVSRLIDLDAESDVADALGIPVADLRANSVFTSQRDLEDEYVRALGGTNVYAALVGGGQFSKNELANCVPTGGGGTYTDVDVATFCRANKRKVRAALSVLPILTSANARGITSIDDLLTEIAP; encoded by the coding sequence GTGAAGCTGACCCGAATCAAGCTGGAGAACTATCGCCGACTCGAAGACACCGAGATCGAAGTCCGCGACCACCTCGTCCTGGTCGGAGCCAACGATGTCGGGAAGTCTTCGCTCCTGCGGGCGCTCGACCTAACTCTTGGCGCAAGTACCGCGCAGCTGTACTCAAGCCTGAGCGCGGACGACTTCCGAGATTCCGACCAGGAACTTCGCTTCCAGGTCGAGCTCGTTGACTTCTCTGCGGACGAGAAGACGCTCTTCGCGGACGAGATCTTTGTTGACCCCGTGACGCGCAGGACTTCGCTCACCATCCAGCTCACCGCATCCGTCGATGCCAGCGAATCCCTCAGCATCACGCGGGTTGGCCCCCACGCAGGTACTGGGCGGCAGCTCTCCCGTGACCAGATCGCCGGGCTTGGGTGGAAGTTCCTCAGCGCAACCGCGCAGACCCGCGACCTTCGCGAGGATCGCCGGTCGGCGCTCGATGACATGCTCAAGGCCGTCGATCTCGGCACTGAGAAGGCTGGCTTCGACGCGATCGCGACAAGCTTTCAGGACGCGCTCGATGGCTCCGATACGCTCGGCGACCTGCGCAAGCAGCTCGCCGGCCAGCTTTCCAAAGCGCTTCCGGAGAAACTGAAGAAGAGGGATCTCTCCTTCGTGAGCGGCGCCTCAGCTGACGACGATCTTCTCAGCGATGTCCGTCTCCGTGTCACGAAGGGTGGGGTCGAGCACGAGCTATCTCAGCAGTCCGACGGCACGCGCGCGCTCTACGCGATCGCCCTCTACGACCTGATGAGCGCGGGCGCAAACGTCGTCGGCATTGACGAGCCCGAGATTCACCTCCATCCCACGTCCCAGCGCAGCCTTGCTCGCCTCCTTCGCGCGAGCAGCAATCAGAAGGTGCTTGCAACGCACTCATCGGACATCGTCGGCGCATTCGACGCGGACTCGATCGTTGTAGTGCGTCCCGGCGGCAAGATCGTCCAACCCGACGCAGGCTTCCTCGCTGCGGACGAACGTACCTTCGTGAAGTGGTGGGTTCGGGACAAGTTGGAGCCGCTCACCGCAACCCGCGTCGTCACGGTCGAGGGCCTCTCCGACCGCATCATCTTGGAACGCGTGGCAGACCTGACTGATCGCAATCTCGATCGCCTGGGCGTCTCCGTCATCGAGACGGACGGCTCGAGCGAGATCAAGCCGATCGCCAAACTCTTCGGCGCGATGGGCTTCAAATTGGCGGTTTCTCGTCTCATCGATCTTGATGCCGAGAGTGATGTGGCGGACGCGCTTGGCATCCCGGTCGCTGACCTCCGCGCCAACTCGGTGTTCACCTCGCAGCGTGACCTTGAAGATGAATACGTACGAGCGCTCGGCGGAACGAACGTCTATGCGGCGCTCGTCGGTGGCGGGCAGTTCTCAAAGAATGAGCTCGCCAACTGTGTGCCGACCGGGGGTGGCGGTACCTACACTGATGTCGACGTCGCCACCTTCTGTCGGGCTAACAAGCGAAAAGTGCGCGCAGCACTCTCGGTCCTACCCATCTTGACGAGTGCCAATGCTCGCGGCATCACGAGCATTGATGATCTTCTGACGGAGATCGCGCCGTAG
- a CDS encoding type I restriction endonuclease subunit R, which translates to MTEASHASAYQSESDLEREMIRLLQSQAYEYLPITSEAQLVTNLRVQLETLNHIEFSDTEWDDFFKNKIASQNDGIVEKTTRIQADHVQILTRDDGSTKNISLIDKKTIHNNRLQVINQYEIGQGEGGAQYANRYDVTVLVNGLPMVHIELKRRGVDIREAFNQINRYQRNSFWSGSGLFEYVQLFVISNGTLTKYYSNTTRNRHIDEGKKASGSKKKTSNSFEFTSWWADAQNRPIQELTAFVKTFFAKHALLNILTKYCVLTVDRDLLVMRPYQIVATERILQRIEIATNYKRLGTIEAGGYVWHTTGSGKTLTSFKTAQLASKLPSVDKVLFVVDRKDLDYQTMREYDRFEKGAANSNASTSVLKKQLEDPNARIIITTIQKLSNFVRANKGHEIYSGHVVIIFDECHRSQFGDMHTDITRAFKRYNLFGFTGTPIFAANSGSGGNPRLRTTEQAFGDKLHTYTIVDAITDKNVLPFRIDYINTVKVGAPDDKQVSGVESEKALLDSRRVAQIVEYTLQHFDQKTKRASSYEHSVVINVGESVRTRRRVEALREKKRVRGFNAIFATASIEAAQRYYLEFKTQQKGLTPDRRLKVGVIFSYGANDAQDEDILDDEAFDTEGLSGDAREFLESAIKDYNGLFGTSYDTSSDSFQNYYKDLSQRMKNRELDLVIVVNMFLTGFDATTMNTLFVDKNLRSHGLIQAYSRTNRILNSVKTYGNIVSFRNLEDATNAALELFGNKDARGVVLLKPYQDYYGEYVEKVTELLQKYPLGQQIIGESAQKDFIALFGAILRLQNILTSFDDFEGQDPLTERQAQDYRSLYLDFYAEFRRDRDSDKELINDDVVFEIELIKQVEINVDYILMLVEKYRASFGDGEDKEIRAEISRAVQASPSLRSKRDLVEDFVDSVSVTGAVDDQWQAFVAAKREAELDTLITDQNLRPDETRAFIEAAFRDGQLRTTGTAITKILPPVSRFAVDGGHGEKKRTAVEALARFFERFFGLGSGGES; encoded by the coding sequence GTGACCGAAGCCTCTCACGCGTCGGCCTACCAGTCCGAGTCTGATCTCGAACGCGAGATGATTCGGCTGCTCCAGTCGCAGGCCTACGAGTACCTCCCGATCACCTCTGAAGCTCAACTGGTTACGAACCTCCGCGTGCAGCTTGAGACGCTGAACCACATCGAGTTCAGCGACACCGAGTGGGACGACTTCTTCAAGAACAAGATCGCCAGCCAGAACGACGGCATCGTTGAGAAGACGACGCGCATCCAGGCGGACCACGTCCAGATCCTGACCCGCGATGACGGTTCGACCAAGAACATCTCGTTGATCGACAAGAAGACCATCCACAACAACCGCCTGCAGGTGATCAACCAGTACGAGATTGGCCAGGGCGAAGGCGGTGCGCAGTACGCGAATCGCTACGACGTCACAGTCCTCGTGAACGGCCTGCCGATGGTGCACATCGAGCTGAAACGTCGCGGCGTCGACATCCGCGAGGCCTTCAACCAGATCAACCGCTACCAGCGCAACAGCTTCTGGTCAGGCTCAGGTCTCTTCGAGTACGTCCAGTTGTTCGTCATCAGCAACGGGACGCTGACCAAGTACTACTCCAACACGACGCGCAACCGTCACATCGACGAAGGCAAGAAGGCGTCAGGCAGCAAGAAGAAGACCAGCAACAGCTTTGAGTTCACGTCGTGGTGGGCGGACGCGCAAAACAGGCCGATCCAGGAGCTCACGGCCTTCGTCAAGACGTTCTTCGCGAAGCACGCACTGCTCAACATCTTGACCAAGTACTGCGTGCTCACCGTCGATCGTGACCTGCTGGTAATGCGCCCGTACCAGATCGTGGCGACCGAGCGGATCCTGCAGCGCATCGAGATCGCGACCAACTACAAGCGGCTCGGCACCATCGAGGCCGGCGGGTACGTCTGGCACACCACAGGGTCGGGGAAGACCCTCACCTCGTTCAAGACCGCGCAGCTCGCGTCGAAGCTCCCAAGCGTCGACAAGGTGCTATTCGTCGTGGACCGTAAGGATCTCGACTATCAGACCATGCGCGAGTACGACCGGTTCGAGAAGGGGGCGGCAAACTCCAACGCGTCGACTTCGGTGCTCAAGAAGCAGCTCGAAGACCCGAACGCGCGGATCATCATCACGACGATCCAGAAGCTTTCGAACTTCGTTCGCGCCAACAAGGGTCACGAGATCTACTCGGGCCACGTCGTGATCATCTTCGATGAGTGTCACCGCTCGCAGTTCGGCGACATGCACACGGACATCACACGCGCGTTCAAGCGCTACAACCTCTTCGGCTTCACGGGCACGCCGATCTTCGCGGCCAACTCGGGCAGTGGCGGAAACCCGCGCCTGCGAACGACCGAGCAAGCGTTCGGCGACAAACTGCACACCTACACGATCGTCGACGCCATCACGGACAAGAACGTTCTGCCGTTCCGCATCGACTACATCAACACCGTCAAGGTGGGCGCTCCTGACGACAAGCAGGTCTCGGGAGTGGAGTCGGAAAAGGCGCTCCTGGACTCGCGGCGCGTGGCGCAGATCGTGGAGTACACGCTGCAGCACTTCGACCAGAAGACGAAGCGCGCCTCCAGCTACGAGCACTCGGTCGTCATCAACGTCGGTGAGTCCGTCCGTACCCGTCGCCGCGTCGAAGCCCTCCGTGAGAAGAAGCGTGTCCGCGGATTCAACGCCATTTTCGCCACCGCTTCTATCGAAGCCGCCCAGCGCTACTACTTAGAGTTCAAGACGCAGCAGAAGGGCCTGACGCCGGATCGTCGACTGAAGGTCGGTGTCATTTTCTCGTACGGTGCCAACGATGCTCAGGACGAGGACATCCTCGACGACGAGGCGTTCGACACCGAGGGACTCAGCGGCGACGCGCGGGAGTTCCTCGAGTCCGCGATCAAGGACTACAACGGTCTCTTCGGCACGAGCTACGACACCAGCAGCGACAGCTTCCAGAACTACTACAAGGATCTGTCGCAGCGGATGAAGAACCGCGAGCTCGATCTGGTCATCGTGGTCAACATGTTCCTGACGGGCTTTGACGCCACGACGATGAACACGCTGTTCGTGGACAAGAACCTTCGCTCGCACGGACTCATCCAGGCCTACTCGCGCACCAACCGGATCCTGAACTCCGTCAAGACCTACGGCAACATCGTCTCGTTCCGGAACCTCGAAGATGCGACCAATGCCGCCCTCGAGCTCTTCGGTAACAAGGACGCCCGAGGCGTCGTCCTGCTGAAGCCGTACCAGGACTACTACGGCGAGTACGTCGAAAAGGTGACCGAACTCCTGCAGAAGTACCCGCTCGGCCAGCAGATCATCGGAGAGTCGGCGCAGAAAGACTTCATCGCACTCTTCGGCGCCATCCTGCGACTTCAGAACATCTTGACCTCCTTCGACGACTTCGAGGGGCAGGACCCGCTCACCGAGCGTCAGGCGCAGGACTATCGCAGTTTGTACCTTGACTTCTACGCGGAGTTCCGGCGCGATCGTGACAGCGACAAGGAGCTGATCAACGACGACGTGGTCTTCGAGATCGAGCTCATCAAACAGGTCGAGATCAACGTCGACTACATCCTGATGCTCGTCGAGAAGTATCGCGCCAGCTTCGGAGACGGCGAGGACAAGGAGATCCGCGCTGAGATTTCGCGTGCCGTGCAAGCGAGCCCGAGCTTGCGCAGTAAGCGCGACCTGGTCGAAGACTTCGTCGACTCTGTATCCGTGACCGGGGCCGTCGACGATCAGTGGCAGGCCTTCGTCGCTGCCAAGCGTGAGGCCGAGCTTGACACGCTAATCACCGACCAGAATCTCCGCCCGGATGAGACGCGCGCGTTTATCGAGGCGGCGTTCCGTGACGGACAGCTCCGGACCACCGGCACGGCAATCACCAAGATCTTGCCGCCCGTCTCGAGGTTCGCCGTGGACGGCGGGCACGGTGAGAAGAAGCGCACAGCCGTTGAGGCACTTGCGCGCTTCTTCGAGCGATTCTTCGGCCTGGGATCTGGGGGCGAATCGTGA
- a CDS encoding restriction endonuclease subunit S, which yields MSRIDDLLAELAPDGVPTVPLGDIGVFVRGNGLQKTDLTQEGFPAVHYGQIHTHYGIWTVVTKSFTDPALAKKLRHAHPGDLIIATTSEDDEAVAKATAWLGTGDVAVSGDAYIYRHSMDPRFVSYFFASRSFQEQKARFVSGTKVRRISSDALSKIRIPVPPAEVQSEIVKILDQFTQLEAELEAELEAELEARRTQYAYYRTVLLGSSDQDGSRDVTLGEIIRLNFGARITKKDDAGTLFPVYGGGGESFRTDAFNREDEWVVSRFAMSANCVRRVAGKFWMLDSGFTFDVIDPLVEKDFVGQLLLSMQPTIFATSTQSAQKNIDVAGFKQLRVQMPSLETQRRVASELASFDDMVNDLRNGLPAELAARRKQYEYYRDKLMTFEGASA from the coding sequence ATGAGCCGGATCGATGACCTGCTCGCAGAGCTGGCGCCGGACGGGGTTCCGACTGTGCCCCTTGGTGACATCGGTGTATTTGTGCGTGGCAACGGCCTCCAGAAGACCGACCTCACCCAGGAAGGCTTTCCGGCCGTGCACTACGGCCAGATCCACACGCACTACGGGATTTGGACGGTAGTGACGAAGTCCTTTACCGATCCCGCGCTCGCCAAGAAGTTGAGGCACGCCCACCCTGGGGACCTCATCATCGCGACTACAAGCGAGGACGACGAGGCCGTCGCTAAGGCGACCGCCTGGCTCGGAACGGGTGACGTGGCGGTCAGCGGGGACGCATACATATACCGCCACAGCATGGATCCGCGATTCGTTTCATACTTCTTTGCGTCTCGGAGTTTCCAGGAGCAGAAGGCTCGATTCGTTAGCGGCACGAAGGTGCGACGAATTTCAAGTGACGCTCTTTCTAAGATCCGAATCCCCGTACCGCCTGCCGAGGTGCAGTCGGAAATCGTGAAAATCTTGGATCAGTTCACACAGCTGGAGGCGGAGCTGGAGGCGGAGCTGGAGGCGGAGCTGGAGGCCCGTCGGACTCAGTATGCCTACTACCGAACCGTGTTGTTGGGGTCGTCCGATCAAGACGGGTCACGAGACGTCACACTGGGCGAAATTATTCGATTGAACTTCGGCGCGCGAATCACGAAGAAGGATGACGCTGGGACGCTGTTTCCGGTCTACGGAGGCGGAGGCGAGAGCTTCCGGACCGACGCGTTCAATCGCGAAGACGAATGGGTAGTGTCTCGCTTCGCGATGTCTGCGAACTGTGTTCGGCGCGTTGCGGGCAAGTTCTGGATGCTTGACTCCGGGTTTACATTCGACGTTATCGATCCTTTGGTCGAGAAAGACTTCGTTGGGCAGCTTCTCCTTAGCATGCAGCCGACGATCTTTGCGACGTCCACCCAATCGGCTCAAAAGAACATTGACGTTGCCGGGTTCAAGCAGTTGAGGGTTCAGATGCCGTCGCTCGAGACTCAGCGTCGGGTCGCATCAGAACTCGCGAGCTTCGATGACATGGTGAACGACTTGAGGAATGGCCTCCCCGCCGAACTTGCTGCTCGTCGCAAGCAGTACGAGTACTACCGAGACAAGCTCATGACCTTCGAGGGGGCATCGGCATGA
- a CDS encoding type I restriction-modification system subunit M: MSGIVQVAKQFHSDTEAWDLKSYVLGALFYRFLSEDLAAFINAEELAAGATDFDYADLDDATAEQARLTTIDEKGYFLLPSQLYETVQSGAAKDENLNETLVSVFKALEATAVGTASENVYKGLFSGFDPNALVLGDTVDARNKRLAGLLTAIAGYEMNNAADDFDELLRYYVTTAGKKGGDHFTPPTIAELVARLATQANPEARSVYDPAFGSGSLLIQTRQRLAHEATVSGQELVRTNYNMARMNLLVHGIEFGWIDLDGGASTLTDPSHRDDEPFDIIVSNPKWSAKWVGKDDAVLINDDRFAPAGVLAPKQYHDLAFTMHAASWLATDGVAVLVQFPGTLYRGAAEAKIRQYLVTNNFVDTVIQLPPDWGYGVTVAGVVVILRKAKRDSAVLFVDASKLCDRVGNKNELLEQHQTAILDAVASRGDIEHFTRLVPNEDIALQQFDLSVSRYVQPADNRVAVDIRALNAKIAGIVERQNELRTGIDAIVADLEGAAS; this comes from the coding sequence GTGAGCGGCATTGTTCAAGTTGCCAAACAGTTCCACTCGGACACCGAGGCATGGGATCTGAAGTCGTACGTTCTCGGTGCGCTCTTCTATCGCTTCCTCTCTGAGGACCTTGCGGCGTTCATCAACGCCGAGGAGCTCGCTGCCGGGGCGACCGATTTCGACTACGCGGACCTTGACGACGCGACCGCTGAACAGGCTCGCCTCACGACGATCGACGAGAAGGGCTACTTCCTCCTGCCGAGCCAGCTTTATGAAACGGTGCAGTCAGGGGCAGCGAAGGACGAAAATCTCAACGAGACGCTGGTCTCGGTGTTCAAGGCGCTCGAGGCCACCGCCGTGGGAACCGCGAGTGAGAACGTCTACAAGGGTCTCTTCAGTGGGTTCGACCCGAACGCTCTCGTGCTCGGCGACACAGTCGATGCGCGCAACAAGCGGTTGGCTGGTCTCCTCACGGCGATCGCCGGTTACGAGATGAACAACGCGGCAGATGACTTCGATGAGCTCCTGCGCTACTACGTCACGACCGCAGGCAAGAAGGGCGGCGACCACTTCACGCCACCAACGATTGCGGAGTTGGTGGCCCGACTCGCGACCCAGGCCAATCCCGAGGCGCGAAGCGTCTACGACCCTGCATTCGGATCCGGTTCACTCTTGATTCAGACCCGGCAGCGGCTCGCGCATGAAGCGACCGTCAGCGGACAGGAGCTTGTGCGCACGAACTACAACATGGCGCGCATGAACCTTCTTGTGCACGGCATCGAGTTCGGCTGGATCGATCTCGACGGCGGCGCCAGCACGCTGACTGACCCCTCTCACCGCGACGACGAACCCTTTGACATCATCGTCTCCAACCCGAAGTGGTCGGCGAAATGGGTCGGCAAGGACGACGCCGTCCTCATCAACGACGATCGGTTCGCGCCGGCCGGCGTACTGGCGCCGAAGCAATACCACGACCTCGCGTTCACGATGCACGCCGCATCCTGGCTGGCCACCGACGGCGTAGCGGTGCTCGTGCAGTTCCCCGGCACCCTCTACCGAGGTGCCGCCGAGGCGAAGATCCGGCAGTACCTCGTGACCAACAACTTTGTGGACACCGTGATCCAACTGCCACCGGACTGGGGCTATGGCGTCACGGTTGCAGGCGTAGTCGTCATCCTCCGCAAAGCGAAGCGCGACAGTGCTGTTCTCTTCGTTGACGCATCGAAGCTGTGCGACCGCGTCGGCAACAAGAACGAACTGCTTGAACAGCACCAGACGGCGATCCTCGATGCCGTTGCGTCTCGCGGGGACATCGAGCACTTCACGCGCTTGGTGCCAAACGAGGACATCGCGCTCCAGCAGTTCGACCTCTCTGTCTCGCGGTACGTGCAGCCAGCAGACAACCGAGTTGCTGTCGACATCCGCGCGCTGAACGCGAAGATCGCGGGGATCGTCGAGCGTCAGAACGAGCTCCGCACCGGAATCGACGCGATCGTCGCTGATCTTGAAGGAGCCGCGTCATGA